In the Candidatus Aegiribacteria sp. genome, TAAGAAAAATGGATGCCGCTTCGCTTGATGGAAGAGCCCAGACCCCACCCATCGCGCTCTGTTTAGGGGTTATACAGATTATGGGAGTGCCGTTTCCCATGGCGTCATGGAATCCCCATGCTGAGACTGCGGATGCGAATATGATAAACGTAGCTGTAATCAGAAATACTAATTTCATATTGTTCCCCATTCTGTTACGAAATTTACATTGCATCTCAAGTTGCAATTAGTACAATACGCACTGGTCTGCATGTTATAGGCTCCAGCTTAGTCCGGCGGTGTAATAGGTTCCTCTGTCATCGATATTGGAAATGTAGGGTTCAGGGAAAGCGTTTCCCCTTCTGCTTCTGCTCATCCATGAAATACTCAGATCAAGATCCATCTTTCCGAAATCGACGCAGGCACCGGTTCCAAGACAGAGAGACGCCTTATTGGCATCAACAGCCCTGATGAAGCCTACGCTGTAAATCGATCTGATATTCGGCATTATTTCCGGCAGATAGGCGAACGCTTTACCGGATGTGGCGCAGTTCTTTTCTTCTATGGACTGAACATCGAACTCCACGCCCAGAGTGCTTCCATTCAGAAGACTGAAATCCTTCTGGAATCCGAAGGCTACTCTTGAATCGTACCTGCCGGTTGGATTCGTGCCGGATACTGCAAATGTTCCGAAACTGAATGGCATGAGAAGCCCCGCGTGAAAACAGAAATCGGATTCATCCCAATCCACCTCGGTTGTATCATCGGGATATAAAGGATCTACGATCTCATGCCTGAGTGTATAAGATCCGTTCCCGAATCGCAGCCCGCCGGATACACCTGCTGTAAGCCAGTCACTGATAACCACCGAAATGCCGGTATTCGCCTCCCATAGGGAGCCACGTGAATCCAGCAGATCAATTGCGTAAATCCTATATTCATTCAATCCACACTCTTCCAGTATATTGCTGATACCGCTGAATCCGAAGTGCGAGACCCTTGCTATCCCGGTACCGATTGATACCACATCGGATATTTCAGTTCCAACGGCCGCGGTTACCGTTCCCAGGGTACCCGAGTCAAAACGATCGTAATCCATGGTTCCGCTGATATACGAGTACCATTGAATGATTGCTGTGGTAATTTTGATGGAAGTACCGTCCATCATGGATAATTCCGCCGGATTAAGAAAAATGGATGCCGCTTCGCTTGATGGAAGAGCCCAGACCCCACCCATCGCGCTCTGTTTAGGGGTTATACAGATTATGGGAGTGCCGTTTCCCATGGCGTCATGGAATCCCCATGCTGAGACTGTAGACGAAAATATGATAAGCGAAGCCACAAACAGAAGTACTAACCTCATTCTGTTCTCCATTTCATTGTGCAATTATCATTAAAATCAGAATTAGCTATAATAATATTCGATTGTTCTTAACATTACAAGAGTCATATTCAGGTAAGGATTTGAAAGGGCGGAGGGGGCGACTGCCCCCTCCGATGGTGATGGGTTATCGTCCGAGCACTACTACGTTTGAAGTTTCTCTTGAGCCTTCTTTTTCGAAAAGGATCGAGTAAGCACCGGCAGGCAGCCCGGAAGAGACATTCCAGTAGAATCCACCGTCTTCCGACTCGATACTTCGCTCAAGCACAACCCTTCCGGAGAGATCGTAGATACTGATGTTTCCGGAACTGTTGCCTGTGTTAATCCAGGTACCGCTTCTTACCGGGTTGCTTTCAGCGAAGAAATCTTCATTTGCTTCATTCTCATCGTGGCCTGCAATTGGAACATACATGTAACTTGTATTTCCAGAAAACCATATCTCATGGGCAGGCGACAGGGCAGCCGGCGGGCCATGACCTCCGGCATCGAGATTACTATCTATTTTTGTCCACACAAGGTCGTAGCCCTCGGTGTACATCGCGGCCTTCTTCGTTGCTTCGGATGGGAACAGGTCGTCATGAGCTACATCCATGGAGATGTTTTCCCAGCCGAACCACGAAGGAGAAACAGCTATTCTGTGCGCCTGGAAGATCTCATAGTCCATGCCATCCCAGGCTTGCCAGGCCGTATGAAGCATATCGAACTGGTCGCAGGCTATAGAAGGGAATTCGTTGTCAATCATTCCGCTGGATACTGTTTCAAAGGGTATCCATACTCCGCCGTATCTGTTGCTGTAGCGGATTTCCTGCGTTATTTCCGCGTACATTCCGGCAAGTGGTCCCGGGAAACTTGTGGGAACGGTAGGGTCGAAGCCCGGCTTGTAAGGTCCAGGTGAGTCAGGATCATGAGGTAATACTCCATGCATCCATACAACGTGCGGGATGTCTTCCCTGCTTACTGTAAGTGAAGGATATCCATCTTCGCTGTTACTTCCGGACTGGATCGACACATTCTCGGATACATTCCATGAGAATCCGGCGTCGGGACTGCTTCGGTAATAGATATTCGGTGGAGAAGAAGCCAGATCGTCATTCCATACTACGTGAACCTGATCCGAATAGTAAGTGAACTGTGAAGGCGGATCCATGAAATCGATCACAGTTGCCACATCCGGCATCTGGCTGTTCGTTGACGGGGTCTGGCTGATGTCAGTAAGGTTTGTCCAGCTAATGCCATGGTCGGGGCTCATCAGGTACAGTATTTCCGAATACAAACCTTCGTAATCCTCCTCCTGCCATACTACATGAAGAAGGTTGCCCAGTGAACAGTCGATATCCGGGACTAGCGAGTTGCGTGGACTTGTGTAAATCGGAACCGGCATTCCCCACGCGTCGGGAGGCGGGTTTTGCATGTTAGGACACGATACGTACCAGATATCGTATACACCGGACATATCATCCTTATGCTGCCATACAACATGAAGTGTATCGTCATCACTTGGATTCAGTGCTGAACCGTGTTCTATGGCGATTGATGGATACCTGTCATCCTCTGGCATAGAAGCAATGGGGAAAGGTGGTGTCCAGTCCATTGATGAAGTGGGTGGTGCCGGTAGAATGGTATGACTGTAGAAAATATCGCAGGGGCCGCCCGGAGTTGCATCGGGATTAATCTGGGTATGGTAGACCATGTGAAAATACCCATCGGCATCCCTCACGATGCTCCTGGCATTGTTAAACCCTGTAGCTTCCCATTCACTCGACAGGTCTCCATCCACCTGATGACCCTGTGCCAGTACTATGGAAGTACAGGCAAAGAGTACGAGTAAGAAAAGGTTCGTTTTCATTGTATTCTCCTTTCGATTGGTGAAATAACTATCACTAATACCTATAGCAATTTGAATGCCAGGACTCTATGCGCAACTCCGACAAGCACTAATGGCAAATTCAGCACAATTCAATGAAAAATGGATAGGTGAATAATTCCCTATTAGGGAAATATTCCCTGATATATTACTTGAATCTCCAATCGATCATCCTGCATTCTAACATTGCAAATATTATAGAATAATTATTATTATAAATCCCTATAGACATTTGAATATGTATGACATATTTTCCCTATGGAGGTTCGTAATGTCAGAAAAACCCGGTTTTACAGGTAAAGTGCTTTCAAGAAAACACCTCTCAGAAGGTAGAATTGAAGTCCGATTTTCAACTCCATCCGGTGAATTGCGTCTTGGAAGGGTTTTCAGTTTCAGCGGCGGTACAAGTACTGCAAAGAACGTATTCAACCTTCTGAAGAGCATGGATGTTAAGGATGTTATCTTTCCGGATAGACTCGATTCACTTGAAGATGGCAGATACTGTCTTTCAGTTCCCGAAGGGTCTATCTCTTCGTATTCAGGTCCTGCTCTGTCAGTAAAGCAGCTTATAGCTCCTCTTGTCTCGATGCATGAAAAGGGGTGGGTTCATTACGATATCTCACCTCGGTGTTTCGTCAGAAAAGATGGTGATCTACATCTGATATGTTTTGGAGAAGCGCTATTCACACGCGGAATTGTTGAGGGTTCGGAACTCGCTGCCGGTATTCCGTCATCTATTTACTATGACCTGTCACTATTTGGAAGAAGCATCAGACAGGGAAGTGGACATCTCTGGTCAGGTGACAACGCTGAATCTGTTGAAAGGATGTGTTCCGGTTCCATCAGCGAAAGGATAGACGCGTTCACGAAAATCTGCGGAAATGCTGAAAATTTGTACGGTCATAATAGGGACAGTATAAAGGCAGGGGATGATCAATCCGTTATCCTGCTGCATGGAGGATCCTGGCGGGAACGTGACCGTATCGCATCCATCTATTCCACCGATGCCATCGACAGAGGCTGGATTGTAAGATTCGTCCGCTGTTCACCCATTGAATCTCAAAGACCACTTCCGGGCCGTTTTCCTTGTGGAGAAGCATGTATCGATTCGGGATCCTCGCTTATCAGTGAGCTATTCCCATCAATGAGCGGAGTGAACAGGCTTCTCGTTATCGATCAGATAGAATACGCATCGGAAGATCTGGCTGCGATATCAGCCGGACTCAGCAGATCTTCATCTGCCGGATTGAATCTGCTCATTACTTCATCCAGTCAGGATTCACTGGATAACTTCAATCTTAACAGGATCATAGAAGTTAAGGGTAAGCGGGAAAGAGCTATAGAATGGCAGTTAGATCAGCTCCCACCCGATGTACTGGGAAAAGGATACCCGCTTCTTTCAGGTAACGGGCCACGCTATCGATGTGGTGAAGGCTCAGAAGTTCCTGAACAGATATCTCTTACAAC is a window encoding:
- a CDS encoding T9SS type A sorting domain-containing protein encodes the protein MKTNLFLLVLFACTSIVLAQGHQVDGDLSSEWEATGFNNARSIVRDADGYFHMVYHTQINPDATPGGPCDIFYSHTILPAPPTSSMDWTPPFPIASMPEDDRYPSIAIEHGSALNPSDDDTLHVVWQHKDDMSGVYDIWYVSCPNMQNPPPDAWGMPVPIYTSPRNSLVPDIDCSLGNLLHVVWQEEDYEGLYSEILYLMSPDHGISWTNLTDISQTPSTNSQMPDVATVIDFMDPPSQFTYYSDQVHVVWNDDLASSPPNIYYRSSPDAGFSWNVSENVSIQSGSNSEDGYPSLTVSREDIPHVVWMHGVLPHDPDSPGPYKPGFDPTVPTSFPGPLAGMYAEITQEIRYSNRYGGVWIPFETVSSGMIDNEFPSIACDQFDMLHTAWQAWDGMDYEIFQAHRIAVSPSWFGWENISMDVAHDDLFPSEATKKAAMYTEGYDLVWTKIDSNLDAGGHGPPAALSPAHEIWFSGNTSYMYVPIAGHDENEANEDFFAESNPVRSGTWINTGNSSGNISIYDLSGRVVLERSIESEDGGFYWNVSSGLPAGAYSILFEKEGSRETSNVVVLGR